DNA from Brucella melitensis bv. 1 str. 16M:
AGCGCGGCTACCTCGGTCGTAATCGGCTATGTGGCCAACGGAACCTCGACCATTCGCGTGGGGGCGGGCGGTGTCATGCTGCCGAACCATTCGCCTCTGGTGATCGCGGAACAGTTCGGGACACTTGCTTCGTTGTTTCCGGGCCGCATCGATCTTGGCCTTGGGCGCGCACCGGGAACAGACCCAGTTACGGCCCATGCGCTTCGCCGCAATCTGGACAGTGACGCCAATGCGTTTCCGCAGGATGTCGTGGAACTGCTCAACTATTTCAAACCGGCCGAACCCGGCCAGCGGGTGCGGGCCGTGCCGGGCGAGGGGTTGAACGTGCCTGTCTGGATATTGGGTTCCAGCCCGTTCGGTGCGCAGCTTGCTGCCATGCTGGGCCTGCCTTACGCCTTTGCCTCGCATTTTGCTCCGGCGGAGATGGAGCGCGCCATCGCGCTTTATCGCGAACGCTTCGAGCCGTCCGAATATATGCAGAAGCCTTATGTGATGCTGGGCCTCAATGTGATTGCAGCCGACACGGACGAGGAGGCAAATTATCTGTTCACCTCGCAGTTACAGGCTTTCATCAATTTGCGCAGCGGTCGCCCCGGCAAGCTGCCTGCACCTGTCGAAGGCTATATGGAGCGGCTTGATCCGGCAGCACAAGCCCTCGTCCGCCAGATGCTTTCCTGCCGTGTAGTTGGCGGGCCGGAGACTGTGGCGAAGGGCATCAAGGCCTTTGCGGAAAATACCGGCGCAGATGAGTTGATGATTACCGGCATGATCCACGACCACAAAAAGCGTTTGCGCTCTTACGAGATCGTCAGTAATTCGATTGCGTGAGGATCGGTTTCGTTGCGAACCTCTGCCAGAAGCCAGTCGCGAAAAGCGGTTACGGCCGGTGTTTTCGCGCGTGTTTTGGGCGCCACGAAATAATAGCTGCTCGGGCTTTTGACCGTATGCGGACAGGCCACGATAAGCTGGCCGTTCTCAATCTCGGAGCGGATGAGGAAAAGTGGCATGAGCCCATGCCAAGCCCCGCAACACAAGCCTGCGATACGTTGGAGAACTGCTCAAAGCGCATTCCGCCCGGAACAGGCGTGGTGATGCCGAGGCTCCTGAACCAATGCTCCCATGCGCCGGGGCGCGACGCCATGTTGAAAAGTGGCAGGCGCAGAAGGTCATGCGGGCTTGTGACCGGGTGATCCTTGAGAAAGGCGGGGCTGCATACGGGGGCGACGGTTTCATCCATCAAAAAGGTGCATTCCGCATTCGGCCAATCCGGCTGGCCTATATGTATTGCCGCGTCCAGCCCTTCGCGATCAAAATCGAACTGGCCGATGCGGGTCGCGAAATTCAGGATGATATGCGGATATTGCGCGACAAAACGCGGAATGCGCGGGATGAGCCAGCGGGCGCCGAATGTAGACAGGAAGGCGAGATTGAGTGTCGTGCCGCGCATCTGCGACATCACTTGCAGTGACGCCGCCCGGATGGAGGCAAGTGCCGGCCCGATGGCTTGCAGATAAACACGCCCAGCTTCGGAAAGCACGACATTGCGGCTTGTGCGGTCGAAAAGGGCTGCTCCAAGCTGTTCTTCAAGAGACGCGACCTGACGGCTGACTGCGCCTTGTGTCAGGGAAAGTTCGTCTGCTGCGGCTGAAAAACTTTCATGCCGCGCAACCGCATCGAATGCGGCAAGCGCACTGGTTGAGGGCAGAAGGCGGCGGGATAGGGTTGTCATGATCTATTACTAAACGGAATAGATCGATGAGTAAACGTCGATTGCGTTCATCGTCGTGCCGCTCCATATTCCCTGCATATTCAATCTGAGGAGAATACCTGATGTCACGTGCGGCTTTTGCCTGGGAAGATCCGTTTTTGCTGGAGGAGCAACTGACCGAAGACGAGCGCATGATCCGCGACTCGGCCAAGGCCTTTGCAAGCGACGTTCTTCTGCCTCGTGTCGAAAAAGCCTATCTGGAAGAAACCACCGACCCGGAACTGTTTCACCTCATGGGGCAGGCGGGGCTTCTGGGCGTAACGCTGCCGGAAGACTATGGCGCGGCCAATGCAAGCTATGTAGCCTATGGGCTGGTGGCGCGCGAAGTGGAGCGCATTGATTCGGGATATCGTTCCATGATGAGCGTGCAATCGTCGCTCGTCATGTATCCGATCTATGCCTATGGTTCGGATGAACAGCGCAAGAAATATCTTCCCGGCCTGGTTTCGGGTGAATTGATTGGCTGTTTCGGCCTTACCGAACCCGATGCGGGTTCCGACCCGGCTGGCATGAAAACCCGCGCCGAAAAGATCGATGGCGGCTATCGCCTCAGCGGCTCGAAGATGTGGATTTCCAATTCACCGATTGCCGATGTGTTCGTCGTCTGGGCAAAATCGGCTGCGCATGACAACGCCATTCGCGGCTTCATTCTTGAAAAGGGCATGAAGGGACTTTCAGCACCGAAGATCGGGGGCAAGCTTTCGCTGCGCGCTTCTATCACCGGCGAGATCGTGATGGATGGGGTTGAAGTTTCCGAAGACGCAATCCTGCCGAATGTTTCCGGTCTCAAGGGCCCGTTTGGCTGTTTCAACCGCGCGCGCTATGGCATTTCGTGGGGTGTGATCGGGGCTGCTGAAGATTGCTGGTTCCGTGCGCGCCAATATGGTCTGGACCGCAAGCAATTCAACAAGCCGCTGGCTGGCACGCAGCTTTACCAGAAGAAGCTTGCCGATATGCAGACGGAAATCGCGCTTGGGATTCAGGCATCGCTTCGCGTTGGCCGCCTGTTCGATGAAGGCAAGATGGCGCCCGAAATGATTTCTATCGTCAAGCGCAACAATTGCGGCAAGGCTCTGGATATTGCCCGCCAGGCCCGTGATATGCATGGCGGCAACGGTATCCAGATTGAATATCACGTCATGCGCCACGCGCAGAATCTGGAAACCGTCAACACCTATGAGGGCACGCACGACGTTCACGCGCTGATTCTCGGCCGTGCCCAGACCGGCATTCAGGCGTTCTTCTGATCGTCGGTTCCAAGCCTGCTTTTGGCCCGCTCGCAATTTGCGGGCGGGCTTTCTTATATTCATTTGGGATTGCTGAACATGCAGAACACACCGCTTGACGGTCTCAAGGTGGTCGAACTGGCGCGTATTCTGGCCGGGCCATGGGTTGGCCAGACGCTCTGCGATCTTGGTGCCGATGTGATCAAGGTCGAAAGCCCTGAGGGTGATGACACACGCACCTGGGGGCCGCCTTTCATTGATGTCGAAGGCGAACGGTCGGCTGCGTATTTCCATGCCTGCAATCGCGGCAAACGGTCCATTACAGCCGATTTTCGCACCGAGGAGGGCAGGGAGCTCGTGCGCCGTCTGGTGGCGGAGGCTGACGTCGTCATCGAGAATTTCAAGCTGGGTGGGCTCGACAAATACGGTCTGGATTATGAAAGCCTGAAAGCGATAAATCCGCAGCTCATCTATTGCTCAATCACGGGGTTCGGCCATACCGGCCCTTATGCGGAGCGTGCCGGATATGACTTCATGATCCAGGGCATGGGCGGCATCATGGATTTGACCGGCGAGCCAGACCGCGAGCCGCAGAAAATCGGTGTGGCCTTTGCGGATATCTTTACCGGCCTTTATAGCGTGATTGCGATCCAGTCGGCCCTTATCATGCGCGCGCGTACCGGCAAGGGCCAGCATATCGATATGGCCTTGTTTGATTGCATGTCGGGGGTGCTGGCCAATCAGGCCATGAATTACCTTGCTTCCGGCAAATCGCCGAAGCGCATGGGGAACGCGCATCCAAATATCGCGCCTTATCAGACGCTTTCTGTTTCAGATGGTTACTTCATCATCGCCTGTGGCAATGATGGGCAATTTGGAAAGCTTTCTACGCTGCTGGGTATCGGTGAACTGGCAAAGGACGAGCGTTTCGCTACCAATTCGGCACGCGTCGCCAATCGTGCGGCCCTTACGGCGCTATTGGAGGAACGCACAAAACAGTGGAAGCGTGACGACCTGCTGGCAGAGCTTGCGAAAATAGGCGTACCCGCCGGCCCGATCAATACGGTGGCCGATGTCTTCGCCGATCCGCAATTCAAGGCGAGAGGGATGAAGATCGACCCGCAGGGTGTTCCGGGATTGCGCACGCCGAT
Protein-coding regions in this window:
- a CDS encoding CaiB/BaiF CoA transferase family protein, producing the protein MQNTPLDGLKVVELARILAGPWVGQTLCDLGADVIKVESPEGDDTRTWGPPFIDVEGERSAAYFHACNRGKRSITADFRTEEGRELVRRLVAEADVVIENFKLGGLDKYGLDYESLKAINPQLIYCSITGFGHTGPYAERAGYDFMIQGMGGIMDLTGEPDREPQKIGVAFADIFTGLYSVIAIQSALIMRARTGKGQHIDMALFDCMSGVLANQAMNYLASGKSPKRMGNAHPNIAPYQTLSVSDGYFIIACGNDGQFGKLSTLLGIGELAKDERFATNSARVANRAALTALLEERTKQWKRDDLLAELAKIGVPAGPINTVADVFADPQFKARGMKIDPQGVPGLRTPIRFSDADLKLDSRSPKLNEHGAAIRAELDKG
- a CDS encoding LysR family transcriptional regulator, whose protein sequence is MAPKTRAKTPAVTAFRDWLLAEVRNETDPHAIELLTIS
- a CDS encoding LysR substrate-binding domain-containing protein, which encodes MTTLSRRLLPSTSALAAFDAVARHESFSAAADELSLTQGAVSRQVASLEEQLGAALFDRTSRNVVLSEAGRVYLQAIGPALASIRAASLQVMSQMRGTTLNLAFLSTFGARWLIPRIPRFVAQYPHIILNFATRIGQFDFDREGLDAAIHIGQPDWPNAECTFLMDETVAPVCSPAFLKDHPVTSPHDLLRLPLFNMASRPGAWEHWFRSLGITTPVPGGMRFEQFSNVSQACVAGLGMGSCHFSSSAPRLRTASLSWPVRIRSKARAAIISWRPKHARKHRP
- a CDS encoding acyl-CoA dehydrogenase, with the translated sequence MSRAAFAWEDPFLLEEQLTEDERMIRDSAKAFASDVLLPRVEKAYLEETTDPELFHLMGQAGLLGVTLPEDYGAANASYVAYGLVAREVERIDSGYRSMMSVQSSLVMYPIYAYGSDEQRKKYLPGLVSGELIGCFGLTEPDAGSDPAGMKTRAEKIDGGYRLSGSKMWISNSPIADVFVVWAKSAAHDNAIRGFILEKGMKGLSAPKIGGKLSLRASITGEIVMDGVEVSEDAILPNVSGLKGPFGCFNRARYGISWGVIGAAEDCWFRARQYGLDRKQFNKPLAGTQLYQKKLADMQTEIALGIQASLRVGRLFDEGKMAPEMISIVKRNNCGKALDIARQARDMHGGNGIQIEYHVMRHAQNLETVNTYEGTHDVHALILGRAQTGIQAFF
- a CDS encoding LLM class flavin-dependent oxidoreductase: MIPLSVLDLSPVSEGSDAAHSLRNTLELAQHAERLGFHRYWLAEHHNMPGITSAATSVVIGYVANGTSTIRVGAGGVMLPNHSPLVIAEQFGTLASLFPGRIDLGLGRAPGTDPVTAHALRRNLDSDANAFPQDVVELLNYFKPAEPGQRVRAVPGEGLNVPVWILGSSPFGAQLAAMLGLPYAFASHFAPAEMERAIALYRERFEPSEYMQKPYVMLGLNVIAADTDEEANYLFTSQLQAFINLRSGRPGKLPAPVEGYMERLDPAAQALVRQMLSCRVVGGPETVAKGIKAFAENTGADELMITGMIHDHKKRLRSYEIVSNSIA